The following proteins are co-located in the Spirosoma montaniterrae genome:
- the fcl gene encoding GDP-L-fucose synthase — protein MEKHARIYVAGHRGMVGSALVRKLQAEGYENLLLRTSSELDLRNQAAVAAFFADERPEYVFLAAAKVGGILANNTYRAEFLYDNLMIESNIIHSAYETGVKKLLFLGSSCIYPKMAPQPLKEEYLLSGYLEATNEPYAIAKITGIKLCEAYRSQYGCNFISAMPTNLYGPNDNYDLNGSHVLPALIRKFHEAKVNDQPTVEVWGTGSPRREFLHADDLADACFYLMQHYNGELFVNIGTGEDVTIKELAEIVKATVGFDGELRWNTEKPDGTPRKLMDVSRLHAMGWKHTTDLKDGIEHTYQDFLANEVLYVE, from the coding sequence GTGGAAAAACACGCTCGTATCTACGTAGCCGGACACCGGGGCATGGTGGGTTCGGCTCTTGTTCGTAAACTTCAGGCTGAAGGCTACGAAAATCTCCTGCTCCGCACCTCTTCTGAACTTGACCTCCGCAATCAGGCAGCCGTAGCCGCTTTCTTCGCCGACGAACGGCCTGAGTACGTGTTTCTGGCGGCAGCCAAAGTAGGTGGCATTCTGGCTAACAACACCTATCGTGCCGAATTTTTGTACGATAACCTGATGATCGAGTCAAACATCATTCACAGCGCCTATGAAACAGGCGTGAAGAAGTTGCTGTTTCTCGGTTCATCGTGCATTTATCCGAAGATGGCCCCGCAACCGCTCAAAGAAGAGTACCTGCTGAGTGGCTATCTTGAAGCTACCAATGAGCCGTATGCCATTGCTAAAATAACGGGTATCAAGTTGTGCGAAGCCTATCGGAGTCAGTATGGCTGCAACTTCATCTCGGCCATGCCAACGAACTTGTATGGCCCTAACGATAATTATGACCTCAACGGTTCGCACGTGCTGCCTGCCCTGATTCGGAAGTTCCACGAAGCGAAAGTGAACGATCAGCCTACAGTTGAGGTATGGGGAACCGGCTCGCCCCGGCGCGAGTTTTTGCACGCCGACGATCTGGCCGATGCCTGCTTCTACCTGATGCAACACTACAACGGCGAACTGTTTGTAAACATCGGTACAGGCGAAGACGTGACCATTAAAGAACTGGCCGAAATTGTGAAGGCTACCGTCGGTTTTGACGGCGAACTCCGCTGGAATACCGAAAAACCCGATGGCACCCCGCGTAAATTAATGGACGTGTCGCGGCTACACGCAATGGGCTGGAAACACACCACCGATCTCAAAGATGGTATTGAACACACCTACC
- a CDS encoding toxin-antitoxin system YwqK family antitoxin, with product MSFADAQTTAPASLTTASKPVLAPSGAAPSPLSSFSSVSESMKTLGVPTKESLKEQKDGYVSSLNGQKDAYVSSIVPADLGLKIKQLKKQKADKKAKSKLLRTEYEGLSMVKAYTKFGSGDRTIIEEFYVLRDNDAVKPLPYIREVMRYYQRSGRVSSSIIRDEGTGLLLHGPYKRYQNGELIEEGFYYGGMKDGRWEKYDANFMLLDKTRWHRGVPAESRLTYYDSTHRKIKEIVPVDYGKVRGTYMAFYENGNLAEEGKYDNGVKVGRWTEYHPATPNGRRLRKKLTQHASSQWDTDFEPFVLTEWDEKGKVIFERSKEKVVQEDETEN from the coding sequence GTGTCTTTCGCTGATGCACAGACAACGGCTCCGGCATCGCTGACAACAGCCAGTAAACCTGTGTTGGCCCCGTCGGGCGCGGCTCCGTCGCCCCTGTCGTCGTTTTCATCGGTCTCCGAGTCGATGAAGACGCTGGGCGTACCAACAAAAGAATCATTGAAGGAACAGAAAGATGGCTACGTTTCGTCGTTGAACGGGCAGAAAGATGCCTATGTGTCGAGTATTGTTCCGGCAGATTTGGGGTTGAAGATAAAGCAGTTAAAGAAGCAGAAAGCGGATAAAAAAGCGAAATCGAAACTGCTGCGAACCGAATACGAAGGGCTGTCGATGGTAAAAGCCTACACCAAATTTGGCAGTGGCGACCGCACCATTATCGAAGAATTTTACGTACTGCGCGACAACGACGCAGTTAAGCCCTTGCCTTACATACGCGAAGTGATGCGCTACTACCAACGGTCGGGCCGGGTGTCGAGTTCTATTATCCGCGATGAAGGCACAGGGCTATTGCTCCACGGGCCATACAAACGCTATCAAAACGGCGAACTGATCGAAGAAGGGTTTTACTACGGTGGCATGAAAGATGGTCGCTGGGAAAAATACGACGCCAATTTCATGCTTTTAGACAAAACGCGCTGGCACCGGGGCGTTCCTGCCGAATCGAGACTGACCTATTATGACTCCACGCACCGGAAAATCAAGGAAATTGTTCCCGTCGATTACGGTAAAGTTCGTGGCACCTACATGGCTTTTTATGAAAATGGCAACTTAGCTGAAGAAGGCAAATACGACAACGGCGTGAAGGTTGGCCGCTGGACCGAGTACCACCCAGCCACGCCCAACGGTCGGCGGTTGCGCAAGAAGTTAACGCAACATGCTTCCTCGCAATGGGACACCGACTTCGAGCCGTTTGTGCTGACTGAGTGGGACGAAAAAGGCAAAGTCATCTTCGAGCGCAGTAAGGAAAAAGTGGTGCAGGAAGACGAGACGGAGAATTGA